A part of Nocardioides sp. WS12 genomic DNA contains:
- a CDS encoding TetR/AcrR family transcriptional regulator has product MPSHAVAELFAEGGLEAVSILDTAEKLSVSRATLYRTVPTKEHLIGILFERSTGELTENARAMVKEVDDPAEQLLGLVRLQVDAAIRMRRYMPVFFGGGDLPPEVLERWHKWSREFEKIWVSVIKDNMDAGILAPADPVITARLLLGSCIWVSRWYRPKEKYSPDEITEIAVNMVRSLQAPKADSRPAKKTAAKKPQN; this is encoded by the coding sequence ATGCCGTCGCATGCCGTCGCCGAGCTTTTCGCCGAGGGCGGCCTCGAAGCCGTCTCCATCCTCGACACCGCCGAAAAGCTCTCGGTCAGCCGCGCGACCCTCTACCGGACCGTTCCCACCAAGGAACACCTGATCGGCATCCTCTTCGAACGGAGCACGGGCGAGCTCACCGAGAACGCCAGGGCCATGGTCAAGGAGGTTGACGACCCGGCCGAGCAACTGCTGGGCCTGGTTCGGCTGCAGGTCGACGCGGCGATCCGGATGCGTCGCTACATGCCGGTCTTCTTCGGCGGCGGCGACCTGCCCCCCGAGGTGCTCGAGCGCTGGCACAAGTGGAGCCGCGAGTTCGAGAAGATCTGGGTCAGTGTCATCAAGGACAACATGGACGCCGGGATCCTGGCCCCCGCCGATCCCGTGATCACCGCGCGACTGCTGCTCGGCTCGTGCATCTGGGTGTCGCGGTGGTACAGACCCAAGGAGAAGTACAGCCCCGACGAGATCACCGAGATCGCCGTCAACATGGTGCGCTCCCTGCAGGCCCCGAAGGCCGACTCCAGGCCGGCGAAGAAGACCGCCGCGAAGAAGCCGCAGAACTAA
- a CDS encoding aldehyde dehydrogenase family protein has protein sequence MSASPETPVETPDRSAFPEPSVVVVRNPADDTVVGTVPDMTATEVADLAARLRAAQPAWEALGPEGRKVHLLRWLDWIVDNKEHILGLVHREAGKSWGDAQIELLVAVEVINYYAKNGARFLADETPSPHNVSAITKRLRLIRRPYQLVGIITPWNYPLAMPMMDVPGALMAGAAVMTKPSEVTPLAWAEVVRGWNEEIGAPPVLGLASGLGPTGAAVVDEVDMVQFTGSTATGRRIGVRAAERLIPASLELGGKDAMVVLADADLDRAVDGAVWGGLFNAGQSCIAVERVYVEAPVYDEFVERLVNAVDRIRVGHDAQGSFDADYGAMANEQQMGIVERQVADALERGARALTGGRRLAKGLFFPPTVLVDVDHSMLAMTEETFGPLLPVMKVADEDEAVRLANDSPYGLAGSIWTSDAERGLRVGRRIETGGMNVNNAMTNVFQFPLPMGGWKSSGLGHRFGGAYGIRKYCRQQAFVSERVHLKKEIHWYPNTRRKAQVTDKALRLLGMHDWRRRLGRAAK, from the coding sequence ATGAGCGCTTCCCCTGAGACGCCGGTCGAGACCCCGGACCGGTCCGCATTCCCGGAACCGTCGGTCGTCGTGGTCCGCAATCCCGCCGACGACACCGTCGTCGGCACCGTGCCCGACATGACCGCGACCGAGGTCGCCGATCTTGCCGCGCGGCTGCGCGCCGCGCAGCCCGCGTGGGAGGCTCTCGGCCCTGAAGGCCGCAAGGTGCACCTGCTGCGGTGGCTCGACTGGATCGTCGACAACAAGGAGCACATCCTCGGCCTGGTCCATCGTGAGGCGGGCAAGAGCTGGGGCGACGCGCAGATCGAGCTCCTGGTCGCCGTCGAGGTGATCAACTATTACGCGAAGAACGGTGCCAGGTTCCTCGCCGACGAGACTCCTTCGCCGCACAACGTCTCGGCGATCACCAAGCGACTGCGCCTGATCCGGCGCCCGTACCAGCTGGTCGGCATCATCACGCCCTGGAACTATCCCCTCGCCATGCCGATGATGGACGTGCCCGGCGCGCTCATGGCCGGCGCCGCGGTCATGACCAAGCCGTCCGAGGTCACCCCGCTCGCGTGGGCGGAGGTCGTTCGCGGGTGGAATGAGGAGATCGGCGCGCCGCCGGTCCTCGGTCTCGCGTCCGGGCTCGGCCCGACCGGTGCGGCGGTGGTCGACGAGGTCGACATGGTCCAGTTCACCGGATCCACTGCGACCGGCCGCCGGATCGGTGTCCGCGCCGCAGAGCGGCTCATCCCGGCGAGCCTCGAGCTCGGCGGCAAGGACGCGATGGTCGTGCTCGCCGACGCCGACCTCGACCGTGCGGTCGATGGAGCGGTGTGGGGCGGCCTGTTCAACGCCGGCCAGTCCTGCATCGCCGTCGAGCGTGTCTACGTCGAGGCGCCGGTGTACGACGAGTTCGTCGAGCGACTGGTCAACGCAGTGGACCGGATCCGCGTCGGCCACGACGCCCAGGGCTCCTTCGACGCCGACTACGGCGCGATGGCCAACGAGCAGCAGATGGGCATCGTCGAGCGTCAGGTGGCCGACGCCCTCGAGCGGGGCGCTCGCGCGTTGACCGGCGGTCGCCGGCTCGCCAAGGGGCTCTTCTTCCCGCCGACCGTTCTCGTCGACGTCGACCACTCGATGCTGGCGATGACCGAGGAGACCTTCGGCCCGTTGCTGCCCGTGATGAAGGTGGCCGACGAGGACGAGGCCGTGCGCCTCGCCAACGACTCGCCGTACGGCCTTGCCGGGAGCATCTGGACGAGCGATGCCGAGCGCGGTCTCCGCGTCGGACGGCGCATCGAGACCGGCGGCATGAACGTCAACAACGCGATGACGAACGTCTTCCAGTTCCCGCTGCCGATGGGTGGCTGGAAGTCCTCGGGACTCGGCCACCGCTTCGGCGGTGCCTACGGCATCCGGAAGTACTGCCGGCAGCAGGCGTTCGTGAGCGAGCGAGTGCATCTCAAGAAGGAGATCCACTGGTACCCGAACACGCGCCGGAAGGCCCAGGTGACCGACAAGGCACTCCGGCTGCTCGGCATGCACGACTGGCGCCGCCGTCTGGGACGCGCGGCCAAGTGA
- a CDS encoding AMP-dependent synthetase/ligase: MNDTAARPLDAATVPEAFQRTVAAYGDKVALRSIDGSTSLTWSELDTRVRSIAAGLAGIGVGRQDTIAIMLPNTPECHMIDFGAVHLGAVPFAIFNSSPAEQIAHQLGNADARFVVTELAFLPKVLDAVARLEGQVEKVVVVDGEADGVVTLAAVEAAGDPDHDFEAAWRAVDKADLATLIYTSGTTGPPKGAQWSHNTVMAEQRALDAALPMPVDGIISFLPMAHAGGRITAHYMSLGYGATITACPDMKEVPLALGTSHPDAFFSVPRLWEKLQVAIEAMIAGQPDEQRAALQEVVHLGLERVNAVEAGSGVPAEVAAELVARHDAILDRIAPLLARLGLDNIKAAFVGGAPSSPELSQFFRAVGVPMLEAYGLTEGSLNVFNRVDDYKTGTAGKALPGVEVRLAEDGELLCRGELNFAGYRKQPEATAEALDAEGWLHTGDIATIDEHGFIAIVDRKKEIIINSAGKNMSPANIESTVRGESSLVGQVVAIGDARKFVSALITLDPEAAPVHAKNLGLEGLDLDDLVASPVLQAEIASIVERANKRLHGNEQIKKFTVLGSAWLPDSDELTPTAKLKRRVIHVKYADAIEGMYAE; the protein is encoded by the coding sequence ATGAACGACACCGCAGCCCGCCCGCTCGATGCGGCGACCGTGCCGGAAGCCTTCCAGCGGACGGTGGCGGCGTACGGCGACAAGGTCGCCCTGCGCAGCATCGACGGCTCGACCAGCCTGACCTGGTCCGAACTGGACACCCGGGTCCGCAGCATCGCTGCAGGGCTTGCCGGCATCGGCGTCGGACGGCAGGACACGATCGCGATCATGCTGCCGAACACACCGGAGTGCCACATGATCGACTTCGGCGCCGTGCACCTCGGCGCCGTGCCCTTCGCGATCTTCAACAGCTCACCGGCCGAGCAGATCGCCCATCAGCTGGGCAACGCCGACGCCCGCTTCGTCGTGACGGAACTGGCCTTCCTCCCGAAGGTCCTCGACGCCGTCGCGCGTCTCGAGGGCCAGGTGGAGAAGGTGGTCGTCGTCGATGGCGAGGCCGACGGTGTCGTGACGCTCGCTGCCGTCGAGGCCGCCGGCGACCCGGACCACGACTTCGAGGCGGCCTGGCGCGCCGTCGACAAGGCCGATCTGGCGACCCTGATCTACACCTCGGGCACCACGGGACCGCCGAAGGGCGCCCAGTGGTCGCACAACACGGTCATGGCCGAGCAGCGAGCGCTGGATGCGGCGCTGCCGATGCCGGTCGACGGCATCATCTCGTTCCTGCCGATGGCGCACGCCGGCGGCCGGATCACTGCTCACTACATGTCGTTGGGCTACGGCGCGACGATCACGGCCTGCCCCGACATGAAGGAGGTGCCGCTGGCGCTGGGCACCAGTCACCCGGATGCCTTCTTCTCGGTCCCGCGGCTGTGGGAGAAGCTCCAGGTCGCCATCGAGGCGATGATCGCCGGGCAGCCCGACGAACAGCGCGCGGCCCTGCAGGAGGTCGTCCACCTCGGTCTCGAGCGGGTCAACGCGGTCGAGGCCGGCAGTGGGGTGCCCGCCGAGGTGGCGGCTGAGCTGGTTGCGCGCCACGACGCGATCCTCGACCGGATCGCGCCGCTGCTCGCCCGACTCGGCCTGGACAACATCAAGGCCGCCTTCGTCGGTGGAGCGCCGTCGAGCCCGGAGTTGTCCCAGTTCTTCCGCGCCGTCGGCGTACCGATGCTCGAGGCCTACGGCCTGACCGAGGGCTCGCTCAACGTCTTCAACCGGGTGGACGACTACAAGACCGGGACGGCCGGCAAGGCGCTGCCCGGCGTCGAGGTACGTCTCGCCGAGGATGGCGAACTGCTTTGTCGCGGTGAGCTCAACTTTGCTGGCTACCGCAAGCAGCCCGAGGCAACCGCGGAGGCACTCGACGCCGAGGGGTGGCTGCACACCGGCGACATCGCGACCATCGACGAGCACGGCTTCATCGCGATCGTCGACCGCAAGAAGGAGATCATCATCAACTCGGCCGGCAAGAACATGTCGCCGGCCAACATCGAGTCGACAGTGCGGGGAGAGAGCTCCCTGGTCGGGCAGGTCGTCGCCATCGGTGATGCGCGCAAGTTCGTCAGTGCGCTGATCACCCTCGATCCGGAAGCCGCTCCGGTGCACGCGAAGAACCTCGGACTCGAGGGGTTGGATCTCGACGACCTGGTCGCCTCACCCGTGCTGCAGGCCGAGATCGCCTCGATCGTGGAGCGTGCCAACAAGCGGCTCCACGGCAACGAGCAGATCAAGAAGTTCACGGTGCTGGGCTCGGCCTGGTTGCCGGACTCCGACGAGCTCACTCCGACCGCGAAGCTCAAGCGCCGGGTCATCCACGTGAAGTACGCCGACGCGATCGAGGGGATGTACGCCGAGTGA
- a CDS encoding CaiB/BaiF CoA-transferase family protein, translating into MHDSPGPLAGLKVVELAGIGPGPYAAMLLADMGAEVVRVERPGPQGSSVPPEKDVLRRNRRSVVLDLRDPRGVAAVLELVAGADVLLEGFRPGVTERLGLGPDDCRAVNPRLVYGRMTGWGQEGPLASAAGHDIGYIAITGALGAIGDADGRPVPPVNLVGDFGGGSTFLVMGVLAACWEAARSGRGQVVDAAIVDGAASLTGLLHGMMAGGLWRDRRGVNMLDGGQPWYDTYATSDGRWMAVGALEPQFYAELVRLLGLDPAVADRSDPERWPALRTAIAEAFLGRTQVEWTDVFEGTDACVAPVLSLTEAADHPHLAKRDTFVEVGGVTQPAPAPRFSRTSSGIPHAPPSIGQDTREVLEQWGVADVGALIADGVAVQS; encoded by the coding sequence ATGCACGATTCTCCCGGTCCGCTCGCGGGCCTGAAGGTCGTGGAGCTGGCCGGCATCGGGCCGGGTCCCTACGCCGCGATGCTGCTGGCGGACATGGGGGCCGAGGTGGTCCGTGTCGAGAGGCCCGGGCCGCAGGGCAGTTCGGTGCCTCCGGAGAAGGACGTGCTGCGACGCAACCGTCGTTCCGTCGTGCTCGACCTCCGTGACCCGCGCGGCGTGGCGGCGGTGCTCGAACTGGTCGCTGGGGCCGACGTACTGCTCGAAGGCTTTCGTCCGGGGGTCACCGAGCGGTTGGGCCTGGGGCCCGACGACTGCCGGGCCGTCAACCCTCGCCTGGTCTACGGCCGGATGACCGGATGGGGCCAGGAGGGACCGCTCGCCAGTGCGGCGGGGCACGACATCGGCTACATCGCCATCACCGGCGCGCTCGGTGCGATCGGCGACGCGGACGGACGACCGGTTCCGCCGGTCAACCTGGTCGGCGACTTCGGTGGCGGCTCGACCTTCCTGGTGATGGGCGTGCTCGCGGCCTGCTGGGAAGCGGCACGCTCGGGACGCGGCCAGGTGGTGGACGCTGCGATCGTCGACGGCGCCGCCTCCCTGACCGGCCTGCTGCACGGGATGATGGCGGGCGGTCTGTGGCGCGACCGGCGCGGGGTGAACATGCTCGACGGCGGCCAGCCCTGGTATGACACCTACGCGACCTCCGACGGTCGCTGGATGGCCGTCGGGGCGCTGGAGCCCCAGTTCTACGCCGAGCTGGTCCGGCTGCTGGGGCTCGACCCGGCCGTGGCCGACCGCTCCGACCCGGAGCGCTGGCCCGCGCTGCGCACCGCCATCGCCGAGGCGTTCCTCGGCCGGACCCAGGTCGAGTGGACCGACGTCTTCGAGGGTACCGATGCCTGCGTCGCGCCGGTGCTCTCGCTCACCGAGGCCGCCGACCACCCGCACCTGGCGAAGCGCGACACGTTCGTCGAGGTCGGGGGAGTCACGCAGCCGGCTCCGGCCCCGCGGTTCAGCAGGACGTCCTCGGGCATTCCGCATGCGCCGCCCTCCATCGGACAGGACACCCGCGAGGTGCTCGAGCAGTGGGGCGTCGCGGACGTCGGCGCGCTGATCGCCGACGGGGTCGCGGTCCAGAGCTGA
- a CDS encoding enoyl-CoA hydratase-related protein, whose amino-acid sequence MQSTEHLLCERRDGYAVVTLNRPERFNALNHALVADLRAQLEKLEAEDDVRAIVLTGAGRAFCAGADLSAGPSDVEDVIRRLYVPLVEQIAAMDTPLIAAVNGPAAGAGFSLALNADFRMAATTASFTMSFVKVGLVPDVGATWHLTRIVGATRATEIALLGRKVTAEQALAWGLVSELVPADDLLRRATLLAAEVAALSASVGPIRRLLRAGQHVDLATQLDAEATAQGRAQQHPHFEEAKQAFVEKRAPRFW is encoded by the coding sequence ATGCAGTCGACCGAGCACCTGCTCTGCGAGCGACGCGACGGGTACGCCGTCGTCACGCTCAACCGCCCCGAACGGTTCAACGCGCTCAACCACGCCCTCGTGGCCGACCTGCGCGCGCAGCTGGAGAAGCTCGAGGCCGAGGACGACGTCCGCGCCATCGTGCTCACCGGGGCCGGTCGTGCCTTCTGCGCCGGCGCCGACCTCAGCGCGGGACCCAGCGACGTCGAGGACGTGATCCGCAGGCTCTACGTCCCGCTGGTCGAGCAGATCGCCGCCATGGACACCCCGCTCATCGCCGCCGTCAACGGTCCGGCCGCAGGAGCCGGCTTCTCACTGGCCCTCAACGCCGACTTCCGGATGGCCGCGACCACGGCGTCCTTCACCATGTCCTTCGTCAAAGTCGGACTCGTGCCGGACGTCGGTGCGACCTGGCACCTGACCCGCATCGTCGGTGCCACCCGCGCCACCGAGATCGCCCTGTTGGGCCGCAAGGTCACGGCCGAGCAGGCCCTGGCCTGGGGACTCGTCAGCGAGCTCGTCCCGGCCGACGACCTGCTGCGGCGGGCCACGCTGCTCGCGGCCGAGGTGGCCGCGCTGTCCGCATCCGTGGGCCCGATCCGGCGACTTCTCCGGGCCGGTCAGCACGTCGACCTCGCGACCCAGCTCGACGCCGAGGCGACCGCCCAGGGGCGCGCCCAACAGCACCCGCACTTCGAGGAGGCCAAGCAGGCATTCGTCGAGAAGCGGGCACCCCGCTTCTGGTGA
- a CDS encoding SDR family NAD(P)-dependent oxidoreductase, which produces MDLSGSSAVVTGGASGLGLATVKRLLAAGAQGVVIADLASSDGKSVVEDLGDRVSFVPADVRNVEEMEAVYDAAEAIAPVRALVHCAGRGGAVRLVNRDGTPGDLELYSEVIGINLIGTFNVLRLAAARMARNEPVDGDRGVCILTSSVAAFEGQIGQIPYASAKAGIVGMTIVAARDLAGKQIRVCTIAPGTFDTPLLNRLSDDVRDSLAKIVPHPSRLGEPDEYAKLALSIIDNGMLNGETIRLDGAIRMSPR; this is translated from the coding sequence ATGGACCTCTCAGGATCTTCAGCCGTCGTCACGGGCGGCGCGTCCGGTCTCGGCCTCGCCACCGTCAAGCGTCTCCTCGCTGCCGGTGCCCAGGGCGTCGTGATCGCCGACCTGGCTTCCTCCGACGGCAAGTCCGTCGTCGAGGACCTCGGCGACCGCGTCTCGTTCGTGCCGGCCGACGTCCGCAACGTCGAGGAGATGGAAGCCGTGTACGACGCCGCCGAGGCCATCGCGCCCGTGCGCGCGCTCGTGCACTGTGCCGGCCGGGGTGGCGCCGTACGCCTGGTGAACCGCGACGGGACGCCCGGCGACCTCGAGCTCTACTCGGAGGTGATCGGCATCAACTTGATCGGGACCTTCAATGTGCTGCGCCTCGCGGCGGCCCGGATGGCGCGCAACGAGCCCGTCGACGGGGACCGGGGTGTCTGCATCCTGACGTCGTCGGTCGCGGCCTTCGAGGGCCAGATCGGCCAGATTCCCTACGCGTCGGCCAAGGCCGGCATCGTGGGCATGACGATCGTCGCCGCGCGCGACCTGGCGGGCAAGCAGATCCGGGTCTGCACCATCGCCCCCGGCACCTTCGACACCCCGCTGCTGAACCGCCTCAGTGACGACGTCCGCGACTCGCTCGCGAAGATCGTTCCCCACCCGAGTCGGCTGGGCGAGCCCGACGAGTACGCCAAGCTCGCGCTGAGCATCATCGACAACGGCATGCTCAACGGCGAGACGATCCGGCTCGACGGCGCCATCCGGATGTCGCCGCGATGA
- a CDS encoding crotonase/enoyl-CoA hydratase family protein: MSDAVLFEVADGIATITLNRPEVRNAIDLPTSLAIAAALDEVDDRSDVTVAVLTGAGTTFCAGMDLKAFAATRERPIDERRGAFGIVRKPCDKPLIAAIEGNALGGGLEIALACDLVVATESSRLGLPEVKRGLVAAAGGVLRLPRRIPQAVALELIMTGEPLTAEEARGWGLVNRVAPDGQALAVARQLALAISANAPLAVRAAKRIVVESADWSLDEGFDRQVEHTAPVRASADAAEGALAFVEKRSPRWTGA, translated from the coding sequence ATGAGTGACGCGGTCCTCTTCGAGGTCGCCGACGGGATCGCGACGATCACCCTCAATCGCCCCGAGGTGCGCAACGCGATCGACCTCCCGACGTCGCTGGCGATTGCTGCCGCGCTGGACGAGGTCGACGACCGCAGTGACGTGACCGTCGCGGTCCTCACTGGCGCGGGCACGACCTTCTGCGCCGGCATGGACCTGAAGGCCTTTGCGGCGACCAGGGAGCGCCCGATCGACGAGCGCAGGGGCGCGTTCGGCATCGTGCGCAAGCCCTGCGACAAGCCGCTGATCGCTGCGATCGAGGGCAACGCGCTGGGGGGTGGGCTGGAGATCGCTCTGGCCTGCGACCTGGTGGTCGCGACGGAGAGCTCGCGGCTGGGGCTGCCCGAGGTCAAGCGTGGTCTGGTGGCTGCTGCGGGCGGGGTGCTGCGGTTGCCGCGCCGGATCCCGCAGGCGGTCGCCCTCGAGCTGATCATGACCGGCGAACCGTTGACGGCCGAGGAGGCCCGGGGCTGGGGGCTGGTCAACCGGGTTGCCCCCGACGGGCAGGCGCTGGCGGTGGCCCGCCAGCTGGCGTTGGCGATCAGCGCCAATGCTCCGCTGGCGGTGCGTGCTGCGAAACGGATCGTCGTGGAGTCCGCCGACTGGAGCCTCGACGAGGGATTCGACCGTCAGGTCGAGCACACCGCTCCGGTGCGGGCCTCGGCCGATGCTGCCGAAGGCGCCCTGGCTTTCGTGGAGAAGCGCTCGCCGCGGTGGACAGGCGCATGA
- a CDS encoding NAD(P)/FAD-dependent oxidoreductase, with protein MTQLINRVVEDGSVPDRDRLAAALEEANIPTLLLVLTHLTGDAKWLEEPYRPQRGPVLDDNDSGSLPDEVQAEIRAAALATILDAESGLIAEKPLTPTEVTRMLEIALVEEIPAEYGDLLAEELGVLSRDIDVPHPLPPGFEALIIGAGLSGIALAIKLKGAGVPFTIIEKNDEIGGTWFENVYPGCGVDTPSHLYSFSFEPNGEWTRFFAKRPEVHQYLARLVDTYGIREHIVFGHEVKRAAFDPETTTWQLDVVDAEGRETSYSAPVLATGVGMVNRPSIPNIAGADSFAGPIMHTAEWDPTVEYAGETVAVIGTGASAMQLVPSIAGVAKKVVVFQRSKQWAVPHPNYHRDVPTGVLHLMERLPLYTRWYRLRAFWNFSDRLHSSLRIDPEWTKPELSINDQNERHRIYLTKYIKEQLGDRTDLHDACIPEYPPYGKRPLLDNGWFRTVQRDDVDLVTTDVERIVPEGVVTKDGTLHEADIVVWATGFKALQFLWPMEIHGVSGKSLAEQWGDHDARAYLGVTVPDFPNMFILNGPNTNAGHGGSAILSCEFQVRYIMQAVARLASGEAASLEVDEDVFWAYNHELDAELDQCIWSHPGMTTWYRNEAGRIVVSSPWTYLDSWNRMRELDLADYHETTANPRG; from the coding sequence GTGACCCAGTTGATCAATCGCGTCGTCGAGGACGGCTCCGTCCCGGACCGTGACCGTCTGGCGGCAGCGCTCGAAGAAGCGAACATCCCCACCCTGCTCCTTGTCCTGACCCACCTCACCGGCGACGCCAAGTGGCTCGAGGAGCCCTACCGTCCCCAGCGCGGGCCGGTGCTCGACGACAACGACTCGGGCTCGCTGCCCGACGAGGTCCAGGCGGAGATTCGCGCGGCGGCGCTGGCCACCATCCTCGACGCGGAGTCGGGCCTGATCGCCGAAAAGCCCCTGACGCCGACCGAAGTCACGCGGATGCTCGAGATCGCGCTGGTCGAGGAGATTCCCGCCGAGTACGGCGACCTGCTCGCCGAGGAACTCGGTGTCCTCTCCCGCGACATCGACGTGCCGCACCCGCTTCCCCCGGGATTCGAGGCCCTCATCATCGGCGCCGGGTTGTCGGGGATCGCGCTGGCGATCAAGCTCAAGGGCGCAGGCGTGCCGTTCACGATCATCGAGAAGAACGACGAGATCGGCGGCACCTGGTTCGAGAACGTCTACCCCGGTTGCGGCGTCGACACCCCGAGCCACCTCTACTCGTTCTCCTTCGAGCCCAACGGGGAGTGGACCCGCTTCTTCGCGAAGCGCCCTGAGGTGCACCAGTACCTCGCCCGGCTCGTCGACACCTACGGCATCCGCGAGCACATCGTCTTCGGCCACGAGGTCAAGCGCGCTGCGTTCGATCCGGAGACCACGACCTGGCAGCTCGATGTCGTCGACGCCGAGGGACGCGAGACGTCGTACTCGGCGCCGGTGCTCGCCACCGGCGTCGGCATGGTCAACCGTCCCTCGATCCCGAACATCGCGGGAGCCGACTCCTTCGCTGGCCCGATCATGCACACCGCCGAGTGGGATCCCACCGTCGAGTACGCCGGCGAGACCGTGGCCGTGATCGGCACGGGAGCGAGCGCGATGCAGCTGGTGCCCTCGATCGCCGGGGTCGCGAAGAAGGTCGTCGTCTTCCAGCGGTCGAAGCAGTGGGCTGTGCCGCACCCCAACTACCACCGCGACGTGCCGACGGGCGTGCTGCACCTGATGGAGCGGCTTCCGCTCTACACGCGCTGGTACCGGCTCCGGGCGTTCTGGAACTTCAGCGACCGGTTGCACTCGTCGCTGCGGATCGACCCCGAGTGGACCAAGCCCGAGCTGTCGATCAACGACCAGAACGAGCGGCACCGCATCTACCTGACGAAGTACATCAAGGAGCAGCTGGGCGACCGGACCGACCTCCACGACGCCTGTATCCCGGAGTACCCGCCGTACGGCAAGCGGCCGTTGCTCGACAACGGTTGGTTCCGCACGGTGCAGCGTGACGACGTCGACCTGGTGACGACCGACGTCGAGCGGATCGTGCCCGAGGGCGTCGTGACGAAGGACGGCACGCTGCACGAGGCCGACATCGTCGTCTGGGCCACCGGCTTCAAGGCGCTTCAATTCCTGTGGCCGATGGAGATCCACGGCGTCTCGGGCAAGAGCCTGGCCGAGCAGTGGGGCGACCACGACGCCCGCGCCTACCTGGGCGTGACGGTGCCGGACTTCCCGAACATGTTCATCCTCAACGGGCCGAACACCAACGCCGGGCACGGCGGCAGCGCGATCCTCTCCTGCGAGTTCCAGGTCCGCTACATCATGCAGGCCGTGGCGCGGCTCGCCTCTGGCGAGGCGGCCAGCCTGGAGGTGGACGAGGACGTCTTCTGGGCCTACAACCACGAGCTCGACGCCGAGCTGGACCAGTGCATCTGGTCCCACCCGGGCATGACCACGTGGTATCGCAACGAGGCCGGCCGGATCGTGGTCAGCAGTCCGTGGACCTACCTGGACTCGTGGAACCGGATGCGCGAGCTCGACCTCGCGGACTACCACGAGACAACGGCGAACCCACGCGGATAG
- a CDS encoding CbbQ/NirQ/NorQ/GpvN family protein has translation MSTAPTMTSPIYHSAGNEVSVFAAAWRRGLAVMLKGPTGCGKTRLVEHMADRLDVTLHTVSCHEDMTASDLLGRFLLRGGDTVWVDGPLTRAAREGGICYLDEVVEARADAVVAIHSLTDHRRELNLERLGGQRIQAAPGFQLVVSYNPGYQSILKDLKPSTRQRMVAIELDFPTFELEQKIVTDETGMPGEEIGDLLRLAQAIRRIEHPGLREVASTRTVVAAAGLMAEGLDFEAAAHTAITGPLSDDPELRDGLRGLVREFAHRTPTEPGGRPSRNR, from the coding sequence ATGTCCACCGCACCGACGATGACCAGCCCCATCTACCACTCGGCCGGCAACGAGGTCTCGGTCTTCGCAGCCGCTTGGCGGCGCGGGCTCGCGGTCATGCTGAAGGGGCCCACGGGCTGTGGCAAGACCCGCCTCGTCGAGCACATGGCCGACCGCCTCGACGTCACGCTGCACACCGTGTCGTGCCACGAGGACATGACCGCCTCAGACTTGCTGGGCCGGTTCCTCCTGCGCGGAGGCGACACCGTATGGGTCGACGGGCCGCTCACCCGTGCAGCCCGCGAGGGAGGCATCTGCTATCTCGACGAGGTCGTCGAAGCACGGGCAGATGCCGTCGTGGCGATCCACTCGCTGACCGACCACCGGCGCGAGCTCAACCTTGAGCGACTCGGGGGTCAGCGCATCCAGGCGGCGCCCGGATTTCAGCTGGTCGTGTCGTACAACCCCGGCTACCAGTCAATCCTCAAGGACCTCAAGCCGTCGACGCGTCAGCGGATGGTCGCGATCGAACTGGACTTCCCGACCTTCGAGCTCGAACAGAAGATCGTGACTGACGAAACAGGCATGCCCGGCGAGGAGATCGGTGACCTGCTGCGGCTGGCACAGGCAATCCGACGCATCGAGCACCCGGGCTTGCGCGAGGTCGCGTCGACCCGCACCGTCGTCGCCGCGGCAGGCCTGATGGCCGAAGGTCTCGACTTCGAAGCCGCCGCGCACACCGCAATCACCGGTCCCTTGTCGGACGACCCGGAGTTGCGCGATGGCCTGCGCGGCCTGGTCCGGGAGTTCGCGCACCGGACTCCAACTGAGCCAGGCGGCCGGCCTTCCCGGAACAGGTGA